The segment atttgaaagaaatgaCTCAAGTAGATGTGAGTGTTCTTATGTGTAACATTTACACTAAAGAGTGAATAGGATTTTCTGttatttccttgtcataaatattGAGGGTGGTATGCATCCACTCGAGATTGCTATATGCACTCCAAACTCTTCTAAGTGCATCCCACTCCAATAAATACTATTCGATTTCCAACAACTAAGGGCAATTCCCCATGCAACCACTTATGTTCATTAATTTTTTGCTTCTTATTTTCAAGCAATCATCTTAAAtagtatttttaaataaaattgctAATAATTGTTTTTGCAATAAAATTTGGAGAAAAAATAGGAGGTAAATGAAAAGGGAAAAATAATTTGTAGAACCACGTGTCATTTTTCCCAATAAGCACTTGCTGTAGTGGTTGCTCCACTAAAATAAGGAAAGATTCTAAATTATTTATATGGAAACAACTGCGTGAGGCATTATATTGAATTCCTTAGATTTAAACAAAAATTACACTTAAACAATTGCATGAGGCATGGGGTAAAACTTATATAACACAATTGAAACTTATTTACAATAACTACAAGCAATTAAGTTGCATGCAAAGACTATAAAGAAGTCGTCAAAATCGGATGTATTGTTTAGAATTTGTAGGTGAGCAAAATTAGCTtattaaaaaatcatcaaaattcaatGTACTGTTTAGAATTTGTAAGTGAGCAAAAATAActtataaaaaaatcatcaaaattcgaTGTATCGTTCAGAATTGGTAAATGCGCAAAATTAACTTGATATGCTTCCCATGTCAACTAATAAAAAGCATTTTTGTCTAGGTGAGAAAGTGGAGAAGGGACCCCATAAACTTTTGCTTTTAACCTATAAATGTTAAAGTGGCCCCAACACAGGCATCCACGGTCACATCCCGGTGACCTCAGGCTGGACTCCCAATCGCCAAAGCAAAAGGAAAACGGAATAATTTCCAACGGATGTTGTTCCCTTCAAGTCGGCGTACTGCTCCAAATGCAACCCTAATTTCTTGAAATTCAGCTACAAATACATGACAAATGAAACTTTATAGCCCCTTTATTACGTGCGCCGCTGCTCTAACGGTTTACTTATCTGCTTCGATAAAGGATTAGGGTTTGAGCGTCTGGTGTGGGCGATCAGTTCAGCTAAGGGACGTAAGATACTCGAGGTAAGGCAATGCTTAAAATAATATTGTTTTTCTGCTCTTCGTCCTAAGTCCTCTTTTGAAGTTTTGTGGTACATGGGTTTTCCCCTCCAtctctttgttttatgtttttccgCTTGTTTTAggatatgcattttcattttgagcAGCCATACGACTGTAACATTTTTATTCCAGATAAAAACTATTTTTCTGTACATCAAATTATTTTGGCTGGTTTTTATATCTTCTAAAATGAGCTTTAGTAGGTGTTTTGTTTATTAGGGTTTGGTATCAGATTTCAATGAGTTGCATTATCTTTACATTTAGCTATTGTGTTTTTAAACAAGCTTTGTTATTTGTTTGCTTGTCGGTTTTAGGGTTTAGTAGATCTGTTGAGTTTGGGGTTGTCTGTTTTGGGTTTCATCGTGATTGTCCAGGGCTTCCTAAGGCTAGCTATATATTTGTTTGCCTTTCAAGAGTTCTTTATGGGTCGTTAGGGTGTTTAGTGCTTATTCAGATCTGCAGAATTCAGTAGGGTTTTATGGTTTGCTTATATATGTACGGTTCCTAAAGGTCTTTTTAGGGTCCGAGTTTCCTAATGCTTGTTCGGATGTTAGAGTACCGTAGGGTTTGTTGGGAGTTGTTTATAGTGGCGGCATTTGGGGGTTGTTTAATAAGGCTTTGTGTAAAATGTCTCAATATTTGTTATACTTGGCGgcattaggtgtcattttgtaaggtTTTGTAAGTACCCGAGTGCAGTTATTTAATTTTCGTTACAGATGGCTCAATGTCTCTGCCGTAGCTCACTCATGATGAAAATGCTTTTTAGAAAGCAAGTTAAGCGACTGTTTTGAAAACAGACTAGAGTGTCAAGAATACGGAAGGATTCAGAGAATAAAAGTTTAACTTTGGGTGCATTTTAAACTGACATAAAGTGAGTTTTATTCAATGTCTCTGTTCAAGAATACGAAAGGATTCAGAGAATAAAAGTTTAACTTTGGGTGCATTTTAAACTGACATAAAGTGAGTTTTATTCAATGTCTTTGTTTAATATAGAAAATGACTGCCAACTGGGTTGCAATTTGAGAATTGTGAGTAAGTGCAATGCCATGAGATACTTTCGCTTGATGTGCTATATTGATGCTCCGTTTAATTTGTTTGACATCCTTGTTTTAATTTTTGAGTTGTATTTCAGTATGCTTTCGCTTTTTGCGACTTATAAGCGAGTACTGGTTGTGGTTTCAGTTTGCTCTGCTATTTATCAGTGCCTCTTATATGGAGTGTCTTTTTCTTGACAGTTAACATGGATGGTCGTTATGGGTCTGGTAAGAGATCTCGCCCCCAAGACTCTGATACTGCTGACAGAAATGTTGACCGTAAGCGTCGTCATCCCGGGGGTGAAAGAGATGCAATGCCTGGTGTAGATGATACAGTATATCGTATCTTGTGTCCTGGAAACAAAATTGGAAGTGTCATAGGGAAAGGTGGCAGTATTATCAAAGCTTTGAGGCATGATACACGAGCCAAGATTAAGGTGGCAGATGGTATTCCTGGTGTAGATGAGAGAGTTATCATTATATTCAGTGCGGCTGAAAAGGATCAAAGGAaggatgcagatgatgatgatgaagatgattacATGAAGCCTCTGTGCCCTGCTCAGGATGCAATCTTTAGGGTTCACGAGAGGATTGTTGACGATGACGGAGGAGAATCTGAGGACGAGGATGATAATGGGAAGGGTAAACAGGTGACTACACGTCTGCTTGTGCCTAACAATCAAATTGGTTGCTTACTTGGTAGGGGTGGGAAGGTTATTGAGAAGATGAGGTCCGAGACTGGTGCACAGATTAAGATACTTCCAAAGGACCAGCTTCCTGCTTGTGCTATGGCCACCGACGAGCTTGTTCAGGTACAGTTTTTGTATAATGTTTTTGTTGTGGATTGGAGAGGGTTTTGTTGCAATTTGACAGATAGTTTTCAGTATGAGGTGTTTTTTGCTAGCTATAATTGTCTTGGACTACCTTGACATTTGGACTTGATCTTTTCCGATATTTCTTCAGGCACACAAATGTTTCTTATGTGTGTTCTgatttattgtattgtattgtgtaAGTTGGTCACAATCTGACTGGTGGTACACTTGGGCTTATTGCTTCCTAACTTATCCTACCCATGTATTCTTACATCATTCATAACGTATAAATGATATTGAAGGGATATATTGGTTTCATTTCTATATAATTTACTTTGGAGAATTGTGATTGAATTATTCTTTTATATCTGAATCTTCATTTATTACAACGTTTGGGCTAGTCTTGGCAAAACTGGTTTTGTTTCATTTTCTAGGATGTGTACGAGATAATTTTCATTGACTTGATGGTTTGCTTGGATCATGTATACCCCTTATGTGTTCCCAATTCTTGTAGTATGCcttaattacaatttttttttgctgTAGTGTTGAATCTAAAGCTACAATGTAATTAACCGAAGAACTTTTGAAGTCTACTCTTAAGTAGTatttatgttttttgttgtttagattGTGGGAACTCCTTCTGTAGCCAAGAAAGCGCTGTTTGAAGTTACTGCACGTCTGCATGAAAATCCACCAAAAGAACGCTTTCCCTTGAACAATCCTGTATCCGGATTTGCACAGAATCCTTTTGTTCCCTCAGCTGGACATTTGTTTTCATCAGCAAATATCCTACCCCAAGGCTTTGCTCCAGTTGGTTTTTCACCAGCTGCTATTGGTGGATATAGGAGTGAAAGTGGTGCGGGATGGCCCCTTGGTTCTGCTGGCCTTACAGGTATTACTGGTTTGGGTGGTGCTGCACAGAGAAGAGATGATGGGTCAGCAGAAGAATTTTCGTTTCAGATGCTTTGCCGAAATGAAAGAATTGGTGGTGTAATTGGTAAAGGAGGTAGTACAATAAACCAAATTAGGCATGAAACTGGTGCGACAATTAAGGTTGTAGATCAAGAATCTGACTGTGATGAGCGTGTGATATTAGTGTCATCTAAGGAGGTAAGAATTTGCCTGATTGTGTTGTGAGGATTTGTTTCATTCAGAGAGTAGGAATTGTCTAATTTTTATTAAGTAGTTGGTTATGTCTTTTTCAGTATTCAAAGTTACTCCATTAATTAATAGATGTCTTGTTCTATATACAGTACGTAGATGACAGGGCTTCCCCTACTCTGGAAGCTGTTCTTCAACTGCTACCCCGAACTAGTGACAAATCAAAGGAAGAAGGCAAGGAAAATATTATTACAATAAGGTTTCTTGTGCCATCAAACCATATAGGTTGTATCTTGGGTAAAGGTGGTAGTATTATCTCAGAAATGAGGAAGAGGACGAGAGCAAACATTCGTATAATGTCCAAGGATAATCTTCCTAAATGTGCCACTGAAAATGATGAGCTTGTTCAGGtgggattttcattttttttattctgCACTTTGGACATTCACACTAAATTTACTTGTACGATAAATTATACTGTGCTGGTTAGCAATGAATAGATTCTAATTTATTCTTATTTTATTGGTAAATTAAATGTCTTATTCCTGGTGGCTTCTTTTAGATTGTTGGAGAATTTGAGGTCGTAAGAGAAGCTTTAGTTCAAATTGCATCCAGGCTCAGGGCCAATGTTTTTAAGGATAAGGATGGTGGTGCAAGTGCTAGTTCTGTAGTCCCTGGATCTTTATCTTTCCTTAATATGCCTGGTGGTGTTCCTACCTCTGGTTTTGGAGGGCGCCAAGATTTGGGATCACCTGGTGGAATGTATTCACTCTCTGGTTTAGATTTACAAGGAACAGCTGGAGGAAGGCTTTCATCAGGCAGCTATGGAAGTTATGGAAGCCTGCAGGTAGTTTTTTTGAAGTATGGTACGCCTTCAATGAATTCAATTATTTATATGTGAGTTCTGAGTTTGTCTAGCTCTAAACTATTTCCTGTTTGACTGATTCAGACTGGTGGGGCTAGCGGTTATGGGGCGCTTTCTGGCTATTCAACAAGCCAAGCCTCAATTGCAGGGTAATATTCTGTGTAACTTATGCACTTAACTTATTTTATAGATTTATTATTTCATGTCCTACTTGtttaaaattattttgatttagTTGGAGCTTCTATCATCCTGGTTTTTTAGGTCATCACTAGGAGTGCTAAAGAATGCCTCAGGAACAAGTGTGGAGGTAACCGTACCAAAT is part of the Cryptomeria japonica chromosome 10, Sugi_1.0, whole genome shotgun sequence genome and harbors:
- the LOC131073362 gene encoding RNA-binding KH domain-containing protein RCF3, with product MDGRYGSGKRSRPQDSDTADRNVDRKRRHPGGERDAMPGVDDTVYRILCPGNKIGSVIGKGGSIIKALRHDTRAKIKVADGIPGVDERVIIIFSAAEKDQRKDADDDDEDDYMKPLCPAQDAIFRVHERIVDDDGGESEDEDDNGKGKQVTTRLLVPNNQIGCLLGRGGKVIEKMRSETGAQIKILPKDQLPACAMATDELVQIVGTPSVAKKALFEVTARLHENPPKERFPLNNPVSGFAQNPFVPSAGHLFSSANILPQGFAPVGFSPAAIGGYRSESGAGWPLGSAGLTGITGLGGAAQRRDDGSAEEFSFQMLCRNERIGGVIGKGGSTINQIRHETGATIKVVDQESDCDERVILVSSKEYVDDRASPTLEAVLQLLPRTSDKSKEEGKENIITIRFLVPSNHIGCILGKGGSIISEMRKRTRANIRIMSKDNLPKCATENDELVQIVGEFEVVREALVQIASRLRANVFKDKDGGASASSVVPGSLSFLNMPGGVPTSGFGGRQDLGSPGGMYSLSGLDLQGTAGGRLSSGSYGSYGSLQTGGASGYGALSGYSTSQASIAGSSLGVLKNASGTSVEVTVPNKAVGSILGRGGSNIAHIREISGAKVKLHDSKPGGTDRIVEISGTPEQTHAAQSLLQAFAMSGQGPRPTRGY